One Deinococcus grandis DNA window includes the following coding sequences:
- a CDS encoding M20 family metallopeptidase, translated as MTATQDRVEELRTQLVAWRRHLHMNPEVGFEEHATAAYIEAELRKMPGLNVSRLTATSVLAVLKGGLPGRTVLLRADIDALPIHEENTFEFASQTPGVMHACGHDGHTAILLGVAQLLSATPDSVPGEIRMIFQHAEEIGPGGAEELVMQTPLMDGVDVVTGLHLNSQLPAGVVAVKPGAFMAAPDMLELTIRGKGGHGAHPEETVDPIAVGAQVVTNLQHVVSRMVAAQDALVVSITKFTSGTTHNVIPDTAELMGTVRTFDPALRERAPQLIERVVRGICEAHGATYDLRYEFGYRPLINTDWVAAQLKDIALDVVGEGRFRDAKPTMGGEDFSAYLEKAPGAYFNVGSGSDEADSRWPHHHPRFTIDETSLETGVQMLRAAALRLARTE; from the coding sequence ATGACTGCAACTCAGGACCGGGTGGAGGAACTCCGCACGCAGCTCGTGGCGTGGCGGCGGCACCTGCACATGAACCCCGAGGTGGGCTTCGAGGAGCACGCCACCGCCGCGTACATCGAGGCCGAGCTGCGGAAGATGCCGGGCCTGAACGTCTCGCGGCTCACGGCAACCAGCGTGCTGGCCGTCCTGAAGGGGGGCCTGCCGGGCCGCACCGTGCTGCTACGGGCCGACATCGACGCGCTGCCCATCCACGAGGAGAACACCTTCGAGTTCGCCTCCCAGACCCCCGGCGTGATGCACGCCTGCGGGCACGACGGGCACACGGCGATCCTGCTGGGCGTGGCGCAACTGCTGTCCGCCACCCCGGACAGCGTGCCGGGCGAGATCCGCATGATCTTCCAGCACGCCGAGGAGATCGGGCCGGGCGGCGCCGAGGAGCTGGTCATGCAGACCCCGCTGATGGACGGCGTGGACGTCGTGACGGGCCTGCACCTGAACAGCCAGCTGCCCGCCGGGGTGGTCGCCGTGAAGCCCGGGGCGTTCATGGCCGCGCCGGACATGCTGGAACTCACGATCCGCGGGAAGGGTGGGCACGGCGCGCACCCCGAGGAGACGGTGGACCCCATCGCGGTGGGCGCGCAGGTCGTGACGAACCTCCAGCATGTCGTGAGCCGCATGGTGGCCGCGCAGGACGCGCTGGTGGTCAGCATCACGAAGTTCACGAGCGGCACCACCCACAACGTCATTCCCGACACGGCCGAGCTGATGGGCACGGTCCGTACCTTCGACCCGGCGCTGCGCGAGCGGGCGCCGCAACTCATCGAGCGTGTGGTCCGGGGCATCTGCGAGGCGCACGGCGCGACGTACGACCTGCGCTACGAGTTCGGGTACCGCCCGCTGATCAATACCGACTGGGTGGCGGCGCAGCTGAAGGACATCGCGCTGGACGTGGTGGGCGAGGGGCGCTTCCGGGACGCGAAACCCACCATGGGCGGCGAGGACTTCAGCGCGTACCTGGAAAAGGCGCCGGGCGCGTACTTCAACGTCGGGTCCGGCAGCGACGAGGCCGACAGCCGCTGGCCGCACCACCACCCGCGCTTCACCATCGACGAGACCAGTCTGGAGACCGGCGTGCAGATGCTGCGCGCCGCCGCGCTGCGCCTCGCCCGGACGGAGTAA
- the sufU gene encoding Fe-S cluster assembly sulfur transfer protein SufU, protein MLLPETVAKQIIADHQRRPRHTGALDGVPGVTLDNPGCGDQVTVWADVQGGRIGQLTFTGKGCAISQSSASLMTVALTGKTLPEARALAATFRAMVMGDAEGTPDLGDLLALAGVSRLHARRKCALLPWRALEQALEDAPHPQP, encoded by the coding sequence GTGCTGCTGCCCGAGACGGTCGCCAAGCAGATCATCGCCGACCATCAGCGCCGCCCGCGCCACACCGGAGCGCTGGACGGCGTGCCCGGCGTCACGCTGGACAACCCGGGCTGCGGGGATCAGGTGACCGTCTGGGCCGACGTGCAGGGCGGCCGGATCGGGCAGCTGACCTTCACTGGGAAGGGCTGCGCGATCAGTCAGAGCAGCGCCAGCCTGATGACCGTCGCCCTGACCGGCAAGACCCTGCCCGAGGCGCGGGCGCTGGCCGCCACGTTCCGCGCGATGGTCATGGGCGACGCCGAGGGCACGCCGGACCTGGGCGACCTGCTGGCCCTGGCGGGCGTCAGCCGCCTGCACGCGCGGCGCAAGTGCGCGCTACTGCCCTGGCGGGCGCTGGAACAGGCCCTGGAGGATGCGCCGCACCCGCAGCCCTGA
- a CDS encoding HD domain-containing phosphohydrolase has translation MLLNLCLLLTAAFVLSLSYREWPVRRAPLAHWGRVAFSALTALLLVWYSAPVGDLKVDLRYVPVALVTLRYGIGPGSLVALGPVAWRLMDSETGGAVALANALSVLLLAGVLRSRLNLKQLRVTQWPTLLVPYLGVGVAVFVVPGAQILAPWLYLGMLALHGLATLAVLGVLSARLQLLRLTFEARQQSRQDDLTGLGNRQAFDEGLARLPGGSQLALLDVDQFRRLNEEHGAAVGDRALRYIAQVLRDEVGPGAYRLSGEEFALLLDLGSETAARTVVERVQARLADPGEVPWANLSVSAGLATRLPREQPGELRHRADEALYLAKANGRNRLILSPHAPRPASVPDAPGDIRPRHSLWQSQRSTVRLLAQRRPLTDTDWLEVLRGAVDTVDGVEAASLNIREGNRFRMCAVVAYDPALLGLEFTEAAQLRWYGGPAEDWRRGKPRAATMSDMQRAWLDEDSVLPAHDSERLDRAGHRERLRTNLCVPVVLDGEVVAHLNLDSLSKEDAFPAGVMQDAELFAQQIAALLQLQDRWRELEQLSHLHAHLSRADDEQLAAHLAETAHDLLRTTYTLLMRYDPYADALVPAAEAGLGVNPLEAPTLARGEGVAWRALSTGQVIRVDDILTARGAFRPPVSHPERRALMVVPLLSRTGDPLGALCLLRDLPRPFRTPDEALAQMLASVGARVMEGRAHVTDLEVTLDAALTMLGVALEARDFETQGHTQRVQDLARRMGEALQLCGPQLTALRRGAALHDIGKLCIPDAVLLKPGALSAEERAVVERHAPLGAALVARIPFLEPEAQQVVRSHHERWDGGGYPDGLAGTQTPLLARLFALCDVYDALTSERPYKRAMSHESALAVLRDGRGTQFDPDLLDLFCRVVTPRPGVES, from the coding sequence GTGCTGCTGAACCTGTGCCTGCTCCTCACCGCCGCGTTCGTGCTGAGCCTGTCGTACCGCGAGTGGCCGGTGCGGCGGGCGCCGCTGGCCCACTGGGGCCGGGTGGCGTTCTCGGCGCTGACGGCGCTGCTGCTGGTGTGGTACAGCGCGCCGGTCGGGGACCTGAAGGTGGATCTGCGGTACGTTCCGGTGGCGCTCGTCACGCTGCGTTACGGGATCGGGCCGGGGTCGCTGGTGGCGCTGGGGCCGGTGGCGTGGCGCCTGATGGACTCCGAGACGGGCGGCGCGGTCGCGCTCGCCAACGCCCTGAGCGTCCTGCTGCTGGCGGGCGTGCTGCGCTCGCGGCTGAACCTCAAGCAGCTGCGCGTGACGCAGTGGCCGACGCTGCTCGTGCCCTACCTGGGCGTGGGCGTGGCGGTGTTCGTCGTGCCGGGCGCGCAGATTCTCGCGCCGTGGCTGTACCTGGGCATGCTGGCCCTGCACGGCCTGGCGACCCTGGCGGTGCTGGGCGTGCTCAGCGCGCGCCTGCAACTGCTGCGCCTGACCTTCGAGGCGCGGCAGCAGTCCCGGCAGGACGACCTGACCGGGCTGGGCAACCGGCAGGCCTTCGACGAGGGGCTGGCGCGCCTGCCGGGCGGCAGTCAGCTGGCGCTGCTGGACGTGGATCAGTTCCGCCGCCTGAACGAGGAGCACGGCGCGGCCGTCGGGGACCGGGCGCTGCGGTACATCGCGCAGGTGCTGCGTGACGAGGTCGGGCCGGGCGCGTACCGCCTGAGCGGCGAGGAGTTCGCGCTGCTGCTGGACCTCGGCAGCGAGACCGCCGCCCGGACGGTCGTGGAGCGCGTGCAGGCCCGACTGGCCGACCCCGGCGAGGTGCCCTGGGCGAACCTGAGCGTCTCGGCAGGCCTCGCGACGCGCCTGCCGCGCGAGCAGCCGGGTGAACTGCGCCACCGCGCGGACGAGGCGCTGTACCTCGCCAAGGCGAACGGCCGCAACCGCCTGATCCTCAGCCCGCACGCGCCGCGCCCGGCGTCCGTCCCGGACGCGCCGGGTGACATCCGCCCGCGGCACTCGCTGTGGCAGTCGCAGCGGTCCACCGTGCGGCTGCTCGCGCAGCGCCGCCCCCTGACGGACACCGACTGGCTGGAGGTCCTGCGCGGCGCGGTGGACACCGTGGACGGCGTGGAGGCCGCCAGCCTGAACATCCGCGAGGGCAACCGCTTCCGGATGTGCGCGGTCGTCGCCTACGATCCCGCCCTGCTGGGCCTGGAGTTCACGGAGGCCGCGCAGCTGCGCTGGTACGGCGGTCCGGCCGAGGACTGGCGGCGCGGCAAACCGCGCGCGGCGACCATGAGCGACATGCAGCGCGCCTGGCTGGACGAGGACAGTGTCCTGCCCGCCCACGACAGCGAGCGGCTCGACCGCGCCGGGCACCGTGAGCGGCTGCGCACGAACCTGTGCGTGCCGGTCGTGCTGGACGGCGAGGTGGTCGCGCACCTGAACCTCGATTCCCTGTCGAAGGAGGACGCCTTCCCGGCGGGCGTGATGCAGGACGCGGAGCTGTTCGCGCAGCAGATCGCGGCGCTGCTGCAACTCCAGGACCGCTGGCGGGAACTGGAGCAGCTGTCGCACCTGCACGCGCACCTGAGCCGCGCGGACGACGAGCAGCTGGCCGCGCACCTCGCGGAGACCGCGCACGACCTGCTGCGCACCACGTACACGCTCCTCATGCGGTACGACCCGTACGCGGACGCGCTGGTCCCGGCGGCCGAGGCCGGGCTGGGCGTGAATCCGCTGGAGGCGCCCACCCTGGCGCGCGGCGAGGGCGTGGCGTGGCGGGCGCTGTCGACGGGGCAGGTGATCCGCGTGGACGACATCCTCACGGCGCGCGGCGCGTTCCGCCCGCCGGTCAGCCACCCGGAGCGGCGGGCGCTGATGGTCGTGCCGCTCCTGTCGCGCACGGGCGACCCGCTGGGCGCGCTGTGCCTGCTGCGCGACCTGCCCCGCCCCTTCCGCACGCCGGACGAGGCGCTCGCGCAGATGCTCGCCAGTGTCGGTGCGCGCGTCATGGAGGGCCGCGCGCACGTCACGGACCTGGAAGTCACGCTGGACGCCGCGCTGACCATGCTGGGCGTGGCGCTCGAGGCGCGGGACTTCGAGACGCAGGGCCACACGCAGCGCGTGCAGGACCTCGCGCGGCGCATGGGCGAGGCGCTGCAGCTGTGCGGCCCGCAACTGACCGCCCTGCGGCGCGGCGCGGCCCTGCACGACATCGGGAAGCTGTGCATCCCGGACGCGGTGCTGCTCAAGCCCGGCGCGCTCAGCGCCGAGGAACGCGCGGTGGTCGAGCGGCACGCGCCGCTGGGCGCCGCCCTGGTGGCCCGCATTCCGTTCCTGGAACCCGAGGCGCAGCAGGTGGTCCGCTCGCACCATGAACGCTGGGACGGCGGCGGGTACCCGGACGGCCTGGCGGGCACGCAGACGCCGCTGCTGGCGCGCCTGTTCGCGCTGTGCGACGTGTACGACGCGCTGACCAGCGAGCGGCCCTACAAGCGCGCCATGAGTCACGAGTCGGCGCTGGCGGTCCTGCGTGACGGGCGCGGCACGCAGTTCGACCCGGACCTGCTGGACCTGTTCTGCCGGGTGGTGACGCCCCGGCCCGGCGTGGAATCCTGA
- the folE gene encoding GTP cyclohydrolase I FolE, with translation MTIEPLISAADEKQEVPGLRALTHEWLGAIGEDPDREGLLKTPHRVAKAWGFLTAGYQKTLHEAVGDAVFAADGSEMVIVKDIEFYSMCEHHMLPFYGRAHIAYIPDGKILGLSKFARIVDLYSRRLQVQERITTQVADAVQELLAPRGVAVMMEGVHLCMAMRGVQKQNSSTSTSAMRGLFKSDARTRAEFMSAVQGTLRGR, from the coding sequence ATGACGATAGAACCGCTGATCAGCGCCGCTGACGAGAAGCAGGAGGTGCCGGGCCTGCGCGCCCTGACGCACGAGTGGCTGGGCGCCATCGGCGAGGACCCGGACCGTGAGGGACTGCTGAAAACCCCGCACCGCGTGGCGAAGGCCTGGGGGTTCCTGACCGCCGGGTACCAGAAGACGCTGCACGAGGCGGTGGGGGACGCGGTGTTCGCGGCGGACGGCAGCGAGATGGTCATCGTGAAGGACATCGAGTTCTACTCCATGTGCGAGCACCACATGCTGCCCTTCTACGGCCGGGCGCACATCGCGTACATCCCGGACGGGAAGATCCTGGGCCTGAGCAAGTTCGCGCGGATCGTGGACTTGTACTCCCGCCGCCTGCAGGTGCAGGAGCGCATCACCACGCAGGTCGCGGACGCCGTGCAGGAACTCCTCGCGCCCAGGGGCGTGGCGGTCATGATGGAGGGCGTGCACCTGTGCATGGCGATGCGCGGCGTGCAGAAGCAGAACAGCAGCACCAGTACCAGCGCCATGCGCGGCCTGTTCAAGAGTGACGCCCGCACCCGCGCGGAATTCATGAGTGCCGTGCAGGGCACCCTCCGGGGTCGCTGA
- a CDS encoding adenylosuccinate synthase, which yields MPGIAIVGAQWGDEGKGKITDFLAPEAEFVVRYQGGANAGHTVTAKGQTFKLNLLPSGVLHDGTVSVLGDGMVIDPDKFLEERRNLIAGGLNPDLRISDRAHLVLPHHKFVDGRKDFVGTTGRGIGPAYADRARRVGIRFGDLLDDGVLTERVERLLEAKPNSTRDAGWTSVQVAMEALAPVREALSPFVQDTGAQLRDAIREGRNVLFEGAQATLLDLNYGTYPFVTSSHPTVGGILVGAGVNHKAIHKVYGVAKAFNTRVGHGPFVTEVHDDAGILRLRGDGSKPWDEFGTTTGRARRVGWLDLALLKYAVDVNGLDGLVINKMDILAGLDEIPVCVAYDADGQPVWKKMKGWATTDGADSRATLAKEAQAYLDLIEETVGCPVVIFSAGPAREQTYGEVSWI from the coding sequence ATGCCTGGAATCGCAATTGTGGGCGCCCAGTGGGGCGATGAGGGCAAGGGGAAGATCACCGATTTTCTCGCGCCGGAAGCCGAGTTCGTGGTGCGCTACCAGGGTGGTGCGAACGCCGGGCACACGGTGACCGCCAAGGGGCAGACGTTCAAGCTGAACCTGCTGCCCAGCGGCGTGCTGCACGACGGGACCGTCAGCGTGCTGGGCGACGGCATGGTGATCGACCCGGACAAGTTCCTGGAGGAACGCCGGAACCTGATCGCGGGTGGCCTGAACCCGGACCTGCGGATCAGTGACCGGGCGCATCTGGTGCTGCCGCACCACAAGTTCGTGGATGGCCGCAAGGACTTCGTGGGCACGACCGGGCGCGGGATCGGTCCGGCGTACGCCGACCGCGCGCGGCGCGTCGGTATCCGCTTCGGGGACCTGCTGGACGACGGCGTGCTGACCGAGCGCGTGGAGCGGCTGCTGGAGGCCAAGCCGAACAGCACCCGTGACGCGGGCTGGACCAGCGTGCAGGTGGCCATGGAAGCCCTGGCGCCGGTGCGTGAGGCGCTGTCGCCGTTCGTGCAGGACACCGGAGCGCAACTGCGCGACGCAATCAGGGAGGGCCGGAACGTGCTGTTCGAGGGCGCGCAGGCGACCCTGCTGGACCTGAACTACGGCACGTACCCCTTCGTGACCAGCAGCCACCCCACGGTGGGCGGCATCCTGGTGGGCGCCGGCGTGAACCACAAGGCCATCCACAAGGTGTACGGCGTGGCGAAGGCCTTCAACACCCGCGTCGGGCACGGCCCGTTCGTGACCGAGGTGCACGACGATGCGGGCATCCTGCGCCTGCGTGGGGACGGCAGCAAGCCCTGGGACGAGTTCGGCACGACGACCGGCCGCGCCCGCCGGGTGGGCTGGCTGGACCTGGCGCTGCTGAAGTACGCGGTGGACGTGAACGGCCTGGACGGGCTGGTCATCAACAAGATGGACATCCTGGCGGGCCTGGACGAGATCCCGGTGTGCGTCGCGTACGACGCGGACGGGCAGCCCGTCTGGAAGAAGATGAAGGGCTGGGCCACCACCGACGGCGCCGACAGCCGCGCGACTCTGGCCAAGGAGGCGCAGGCGTACCTGGACCTGATTGAGGAGACCGTGGGCTGCCCCGTGGTGATCTTCTCGGCGGGCCCGGCGCGGGAGCAGACGTACGGCGAGGTCAGCTGGATCTGA
- a CDS encoding secondary thiamine-phosphate synthase enzyme YjbQ, translating to MWAQHTLTLPARRRGFHLITREIVGAVPELARTRAGLLHVFIQHTSASLTLNENASPDVRADFETYFNHAVPDGWAPFQHTLEGEDDMAAHIKASLLGPSLTLPVQNGRLALGTWQGVYLCEHRDHGGPRRLILTLNGEAL from the coding sequence ATGTGGGCCCAGCACACCCTGACCCTGCCCGCGCGGCGGCGCGGCTTCCACCTCATCACCCGCGAGATCGTCGGGGCCGTCCCGGAACTGGCACGCACCCGCGCCGGGCTGCTGCACGTCTTCATTCAGCACACCAGCGCCAGCCTCACCTTGAACGAGAACGCCAGCCCCGACGTCCGCGCCGACTTCGAGACGTACTTCAACCACGCCGTGCCCGACGGCTGGGCACCCTTCCAGCACACCCTGGAAGGGGAGGACGACATGGCCGCGCACATCAAGGCCAGCCTCCTGGGCCCCAGCCTGACCCTTCCTGTGCAGAATGGCCGCCTCGCGCTGGGCACCTGGCAGGGTGTCTACCTCTGCGAACACCGCGACCACGGGGGCCCCAGGCGACTGATCCTCACCCTGAACGGCGAGGCGTTGTGA
- a CDS encoding intradiol ring-cleavage dioxygenase has translation MNEPIRPYPADDHDHHDDLNNLGLQADTNMLARSVLDRRHVLGLGLLGIGLLASSRVSAATGTSAACTPIPSETAGPYPADGSVASGQSLNVLTRSGVVRRDLRRSLGTGNVAPGVPLTLTLKLVNTNGSCAPLRGYAVYAWHCTADGNYSMYSAPIVGEDYLRGVQASDAGGNVTFQTIVPGCYPGRWPHIHFEVYPTLASATNARNRIQTSQLALPQAMCQQTYTQPAYGSSARFLSQTSLSRDNIFSDGYAAQLPTITGNATKGYSATLTVGLAR, from the coding sequence ATGAACGAGCCGATCCGCCCGTACCCCGCCGACGACCACGACCACCACGACGACCTGAACAACCTGGGCCTGCAGGCCGACACGAACATGCTCGCGCGCAGCGTCCTCGACCGCCGCCACGTGCTGGGCCTGGGCCTGCTCGGCATCGGCCTGCTGGCCAGCAGCCGCGTCAGCGCCGCCACCGGGACCAGTGCCGCCTGCACTCCCATCCCCAGCGAGACCGCCGGGCCGTACCCCGCCGACGGGTCGGTCGCCAGCGGCCAGAGCCTGAACGTCCTCACCCGCAGCGGCGTCGTCCGCCGCGACCTGCGCCGCAGCCTCGGCACCGGCAACGTGGCTCCTGGCGTGCCCCTGACCCTCACGCTGAAACTCGTCAACACCAACGGAAGCTGCGCGCCCCTGCGCGGGTACGCCGTGTACGCCTGGCACTGCACCGCCGACGGCAACTACAGCATGTACAGCGCCCCTATCGTCGGCGAGGACTACCTGCGCGGCGTGCAGGCCAGCGACGCGGGCGGCAACGTCACCTTCCAGACCATCGTCCCGGGGTGCTACCCCGGCCGCTGGCCCCACATCCACTTCGAGGTGTACCCCACCCTCGCCAGCGCCACGAACGCCCGCAACCGGATCCAGACGTCACAGCTGGCCCTCCCGCAGGCCATGTGCCAGCAGACCTACACCCAGCCCGCGTACGGCAGCAGCGCCCGCTTCCTCTCGCAGACCAGCCTGAGCCGCGACAACATCTTCAGCGACGGATACGCCGCCCAGCTGCCCACCATCACCGGGAACGCCACCAAGGGCTACTCGGCCACCCTGACCGTCGGCCTCGCCCGCTGA
- a CDS encoding DUF4403 family protein, which produces MSAPAALAASAPSTVTVPVSVPLSGVQGAANARVPLEFARVNEDRSFLGGLLRVSLSGTVTRAGHVQVRSLPDGSGLRISVPIRAAFRAEPGGVGAFLAQDFGGEATVALTVVPTVTPEWEADVTVKGDYTWTDPLSVELAQGVRVSVQSLVDAQVRAQLDALAAQVRAAVREQARLRERAGTLWARAQQPWVLPTPDAAYARVTPLNLSVSPLRFTPDALKLTLGAQLRLDAGLGRAPTQAALPLPALRRSDTLSPDVNLSVPVRLPYPELSAAATREAARRTLTLPVPTSPTLQVTGVTLTPQGAQLNAAVQMQISGPLGLRLSATTDVRGTPTLDAAGQVLTLRNVTVTTRRVGLTGRVLAWLADARAQAYVTQAARFDLRPRLDAVRAQVQGRLPFSPAPGVTLGGTLRALKVTDVRVTPDALVVTGEALGALDASVDVGRAVR; this is translated from the coding sequence ATGTCTGCTCCCGCTGCGCTGGCCGCCTCCGCTCCCTCGACGGTCACGGTGCCGGTGTCGGTGCCGCTCTCGGGGGTGCAGGGCGCGGCGAACGCGCGGGTGCCGCTGGAGTTCGCGCGGGTGAACGAGGACCGGTCGTTCCTGGGGGGCCTGCTGCGGGTGTCGCTGTCGGGAACGGTGACGCGGGCGGGGCATGTGCAGGTGCGCTCACTCCCGGACGGGTCGGGTTTGCGGATCAGCGTGCCGATCCGCGCGGCGTTCCGCGCCGAGCCGGGCGGGGTGGGGGCGTTCCTGGCGCAGGACTTCGGGGGTGAGGCGACCGTGGCGCTGACGGTGGTGCCGACCGTGACGCCGGAGTGGGAGGCGGACGTGACGGTGAAAGGGGACTACACCTGGACCGACCCGCTGAGTGTGGAGCTGGCGCAGGGCGTGCGGGTCAGCGTGCAGTCGCTGGTGGACGCGCAGGTGCGGGCACAGCTGGACGCGCTGGCGGCGCAGGTGCGCGCGGCGGTGCGGGAGCAGGCGCGGCTGCGCGAGCGGGCGGGGACCCTGTGGGCGCGGGCGCAGCAGCCGTGGGTGCTGCCCACCCCGGACGCCGCGTACGCGCGGGTGACGCCGCTGAACCTGAGCGTGTCGCCGCTGCGGTTCACGCCGGACGCCCTGAAGCTCACGCTGGGCGCGCAGCTGCGCCTGGACGCCGGGCTGGGCCGCGCGCCCACACAGGCGGCGCTGCCCCTCCCGGCCCTGCGCCGCAGCGACACGCTCAGCCCGGACGTGAACCTCAGCGTGCCGGTGCGTCTCCCCTACCCGGAACTGTCGGCGGCCGCCACGCGGGAGGCGGCGCGGCGCACGCTGACGCTCCCGGTGCCGACCTCGCCGACGCTGCAGGTCACGGGCGTGACGCTGACGCCGCAGGGGGCGCAGCTGAACGCCGCCGTGCAGATGCAGATCAGCGGGCCGCTGGGCCTGCGGCTCAGCGCCACGACGGACGTGCGCGGCACGCCCACCCTGGACGCGGCGGGACAGGTGCTGACGCTGCGGAACGTGACGGTCACGACGCGCCGCGTGGGCCTGACCGGGCGGGTGCTGGCGTGGCTGGCGGACGCCCGCGCGCAGGCGTACGTGACGCAGGCGGCCCGTTTCGACCTGCGGCCCCGCCTGGACGCAGTGCGGGCGCAGGTTCAGGGTCGGCTGCCGTTCTCGCCCGCGCCCGGCGTGACCCTGGGCGGCACGCTGCGCGCCCTGAAGGTCACGGACGTGCGCGTCACGCCGGACGCCCTGGTCGTGACCGGCGAGGCGCTGGGGGCCCTGGACGCCAGTGTGGATGTGGGCCGCGCCGTCCGCTGA
- a CDS encoding cold-shock protein, producing MAVGIVKWFNAEKGFGFIQSEGSPDIFAHFSAIQGSGFKKLNEGDEVEFDIEDGQRGKGPQAKNIVVTKAAPVSDFGGRRNDRW from the coding sequence ATGGCAGTAGGCATCGTGAAATGGTTTAACGCGGAAAAAGGCTTCGGTTTCATTCAGTCCGAGGGCAGCCCCGACATCTTCGCGCACTTCAGCGCGATCCAGGGCAGCGGCTTCAAGAAGCTGAACGAAGGCGACGAAGTCGAATTCGACATCGAAGACGGCCAGCGTGGCAAGGGCCCCCAGGCCAAGAACATCGTCGTGACGAAGGCCGCTCCCGTGAGCGACTTCGGCGGCCGCCGCAACGACCGCTGGTAA
- a CDS encoding acyl-CoA thioesterase: MDETMKAPRSRARMLELVFPKDTNYHGTAFGGWVLSLMDKAASIAAVRHAGGNVVTARMDGVDFHVPIRVGDAVALDAQVVRVGRTSMTIRVDVYREHMPTGDQELATTGFFVFVALDEHGRPRPVPPLPEGQDTSAAEPDFEARP, encoded by the coding sequence ATGGACGAGACGATGAAGGCGCCGCGCAGCCGGGCGCGCATGCTGGAACTGGTGTTCCCGAAGGACACGAACTACCACGGGACCGCGTTCGGCGGGTGGGTGCTGTCCCTGATGGACAAGGCGGCGAGCATCGCGGCGGTGCGGCACGCCGGGGGGAACGTCGTGACGGCCCGCATGGACGGCGTGGATTTCCACGTGCCGATCCGGGTGGGGGACGCCGTTGCGCTGGACGCGCAGGTGGTGCGGGTGGGCCGCACGAGCATGACGATCCGCGTGGACGTGTACCGCGAGCACATGCCGACCGGGGATCAGGAACTCGCCACGACGGGCTTTTTCGTGTTCGTGGCGCTCGATGAGCACGGCAGGCCCCGTCCGGTGCCGCCCCTGCCGGAGGGTCAGGACACGAGTGCCGCCGAGCCGGATTTCGAGGCGCGCCCGTGA
- a CDS encoding histidine phosphatase family protein, protein MTENGAPLHLTLVRHGATEWNGAGRWQGWSDTPLGAVGEAQAARLRPRLAGRSFDRAFSSDLARAARTAELSLPAGTPLTLDVRLRELHFGVFEGVTTDEVLGDDRYARWQLDPWGTPAPDGESLSQVGARLRDWAGELPGGRVIAFTHGAAIRALLCDLFAWPARPQPGYVLPFPYQLSHTSLTTLTRTGRGAGARWALVTYNDHAHLE, encoded by the coding sequence GTGACCGAGAACGGCGCGCCGCTGCACCTGACGCTGGTGCGACACGGCGCGACCGAATGGAACGGCGCGGGGCGCTGGCAGGGCTGGTCGGACACGCCGCTGGGCGCGGTCGGGGAGGCTCAGGCGGCGCGGCTGCGGCCCCGGCTGGCGGGCCGCTCGTTCGACCGGGCCTTCAGCAGTGATCTGGCGCGCGCGGCCCGCACGGCGGAGCTGAGCCTCCCGGCGGGCACGCCGCTGACGCTGGATGTCCGCCTGCGGGAACTGCACTTCGGGGTGTTCGAGGGCGTCACGACCGACGAGGTCCTGGGTGACGACCGCTACGCGCGGTGGCAGCTGGACCCGTGGGGCACGCCCGCCCCGGACGGCGAGAGCCTGTCGCAGGTGGGCGCCCGCCTGCGCGACTGGGCCGGGGAACTGCCGGGCGGGCGCGTGATCGCGTTCACGCACGGCGCGGCGATCCGGGCGCTGCTGTGCGACCTGTTCGCGTGGCCTGCCCGGCCGCAGCCCGGGTACGTGCTGCCGTTTCCGTACCAGTTGTCCCACACCAGCCTCACCACCCTGACCCGCACCGGGCGGGGGGCAGGGGCACGCTGGGCGCTCGTGACGTACAACGACCACGCGCACCTGGAGTGA